The sequence below is a genomic window from Variovorax paradoxus B4.
CGCGCGCGGTGCGCGGCAAGCAGGTCGCGGCGCTGGCGCAGCGTGGTCTTGCCCTGCAACGCGAGCGCGGTGTATTCGCGCATCTCGGCAATCGACATGCCGGTGCGGCGCAGCCGGTCCATCAGGTCGAGCCAGCCGACATGCAGCTCGCCGTACAGGCGCCGTCCGCCTTCGTCGCGCACGACGCCCGGCACGAGGCCCTGCGTTTCGTACCAGCGGATGGCGTGCACGGTGCGGCCGGTGCGCTGGGCCAGCTCGCCGATGTGGAACGGCGTGCCGTTGTCAGCCGGCATGGGCATGGAGATGGCCTGGAGCCGGCGGCGCCTCGAGCGCCTGCTGGACCAGTGCGGTGTCGAAGTACTCGGTCAGCTCTTTCACCTTGCCTCCTTCGATGCGATAGATGTAGCAGTAGCGGTTGT
It includes:
- a CDS encoding MerR family transcriptional regulator, with the translated sequence MPADNGTPFHIGELAQRTGRTVHAIRWYETQGLVPGVVRDEGGRRLYGELHVGWLDLMDRLRRTGMSIAEMREYTALALQGKTTLRQRRDLLAAHRARVTETIAEWKQALSLVERKIDFYDDWMESGHRPPLLPAEAPRIPPPRRKAR